The following proteins come from a genomic window of Panulirus ornatus isolate Po-2019 chromosome 21, ASM3632096v1, whole genome shotgun sequence:
- the LOC139756460 gene encoding uncharacterized protein — MTTTVIVGGGLATLAGGVALAGALGLTLSGMVDLAELVERLTEGTTEKPTGYSESHKGYSESHKGYGESHKGYRDSHKGYRDSHKGYSESHKGYRDSHKGYSESHKGYRDSHKGYGESHKGYRDSHKGYRDSHKGYSESHKGYRDSHKGYGESHKGYGDGYKSYGEDHRGYGEDHRGYGKRYRGYGEDHRGYGEGYREYGKDHRGYVEDHRGYGEGYRGYGKDHRGYGKDHGGYSEEYKGYGEGHSGYSDGYKGYGGYSSYSEGYKRQDKGHRRYGRAVKQQESEALENLLQAIRRQDVAGCGLRLMCELAGLREQDLLPQELAILGLVGAPVSPGEGLLPAGATGQYLAAKSLGAAGEDCVQAFPLCPYNGTQMMERVLAYLP, encoded by the exons ATGACCACAACAGTGATCGTGGGCGGAGGTCTGGCCACCCTGGCCGGGGGCGTGGCCCTGGCAGGAGCCCTGGGCCTCACTCTCTCCGGTATGGTCGACCTGGCCGAACTGGTCGAACGCCTGACTGAGGGAACAACAGAAAAGCCAACGGGTTACAGTGAAAGCCACAAGGGGTACAGTGAAAGCCACAAGGGGTACGGTGAAAGCCACAAGGGGTACAGGGATAGCCACAAGGGGTACAGGGATAGCCACAAGGGGTACAGTGAAAGCCACAAGGGGTACAGGGATAGCCACAAGGGGTACAGTGAAAGCCACAAGGGGTACAGGGATAGCCACAAGGGGTACGGTGAAAGCCACAAGGGGTACAGGGATAGCCACAAGGGGTACAGGGATAGCCACAAGGGGTACAGTGAAAGCCACAAGGGGTACAGGGATAGCCACAAGGGGTACGGTGAAAGCCACAAGGGGTACGGTGATGGATACAAGAGTTACGGTGAAGACCACAGGGGGTACGGCGAAGACCACAGGGGGTACGGGAAAAGATACAGGGGTTACGGCGAAGACCACAGGGGTTACGGCGAAGGCTACAGGGAATACGGCAAAGACCACAGAGGGTACGTCGAAGACCACAGAGGCTACGGCGAAGGATACAGGGGGTATGGCAAAGACCACAGGGGGTATGGCAAAGACCACGGGGGTTACAGCGAAGAATACAAGGGATACGGCGAAGGCCACAGTGGTTACAGCGATGGATACAAGGGTTACGGGGGATACAGCAGCTACAGCGAAGGATACAAGAGGCAAGACAAAGGCCACAGGCGTTATGGTCGAGCCGTCAAACAGCAAGAGTCAGAGGCCCTGGAGAACCTCCTGCAGGCCATACGACGGCAGGACGTGGCTGGCTGCGGCCTGCGGCTCATGTGTGAGCTGGCCGGCCTGCGGGAGCAGGACCTCCTGCCGCAGGAGCTGGCGATCCTTGGCCTTGTGGG AGCGCCAGTGAGTCCTGGCGAGGGGCTGCTCCCAGCGGGGGCCACTGGGCAGTACCTGGCTGCCAAGAGCCTGGGCGCCGCTGGCGAAGACTGTGTCCAAGCGTTCCCTCTGTGTCCTTACAACGGTACACAGATGATGGAGCGGGTCTTGGCCTACCTTCCGTAA
- the LOC139756223 gene encoding uncharacterized protein — protein MATIGLALGGVSAAGLAAGLGGLAVAGAVGLGVAALARRGRRRGGFRRRGHRRFGREVAQEDDQAALNRLLALVRQEDATGCGLRLMCELAANPDHQLPQEAREILSLVGSPVKPGEGVLPPGGAGDYLEAKSVGYFGGDCVQTYPLCPQDGAQLLGSVMAHLP, from the exons atggctacCATTGGTTTGGCTCTGGGCGGCGTGAGCGCTGCGGGTCTGGCCGCTGGCCTGGGCGGCTTGGCCGTGGCCGGCGCTGTGGGCCTGGGTGTTGCCGCCCTCGCCAGACGTGGCCGCAGGAGAGGCGGCTTCCGCAGGAGAGGCCACCGCAGGTTCGGCCGCGAGGTGGCGCAGGAGGACGACCAGGCCGCGCTGAACAGGCTTCTGGCGCTGGTGCGGCAGGAGGATGCGACGGGGTGCGGCCTGCGGCTTATGTGTGAGCTGGCCGCCAACCCTGACCACCAACTCCCGCAGGAGGCGCGGGAGATCCTCAGTCTGGTCGG ATCGCCAGTGAAGCCTGGGGAAGGGGTTCTTCCcccaggaggagcaggagactaCCTGGAAGCCAAGAGCGTCGGCTACTTCGGCGGGGACTGCGTCCAGACGTACCCACTGTGTCCCCAAGACGGGGCCCAGCTCCTAGGCTCTGTCATGGCCCACCTCCCCtga